The following are encoded in a window of Flavobacteriales bacterium genomic DNA:
- a CDS encoding sigma-70 family RNA polymerase sigma factor: MRAGDDDDHWVRRAQAEPARFAVLYERYFNDVFRFLHRRSGRMELTADLTQQTFLKAMLALPRYQPRGAPFRAWLFRIALNEIRMHWRRRKEMTMELGLKEVAPLAEETGLDLEEVQLGRLSHALSKLGEDQARLIELRYFDGLSFAEVGQVIGIGEDAAKMRTHRVLRRLRELLGTTT, from the coding sequence ATGAGGGCGGGAGACGACGATGATCACTGGGTGCGGAGGGCACAAGCCGAGCCGGCTCGCTTCGCCGTGCTCTACGAGCGGTATTTCAACGATGTGTTCCGATTCCTCCACCGCCGCTCGGGCCGCATGGAGCTGACCGCCGATCTGACCCAGCAGACCTTCCTCAAGGCCATGCTCGCCCTGCCGCGCTACCAACCGCGCGGAGCACCTTTCCGGGCCTGGCTCTTCCGCATCGCGCTCAACGAGATCCGCATGCACTGGCGGCGCAGAAAGGAAATGACCATGGAACTGGGCCTGAAGGAGGTGGCACCGCTGGCTGAAGAGACCGGGCTGGACCTGGAGGAGGTACAACTGGGCCGCTTGTCGCATGCGCTTTCCAAGCTGGGCGAGGACCAGGCCCGTTTGATCGAGTTGCGCTACTTCGATGGGCTCTCCTTCGCCGAGGTGGGACAGGTCATCGGTATCGGGGAGGATGCCGCCAAGATGCGCACCCATCGCGTGTTGCGGCGCTTGCGGGAACTACTGGGTACGACCACATGA
- a CDS encoding S46 family peptidase, with the protein MIGRCLVLLLLATSIRAQAHEGMWLPTLLKSIEGDLHTAGLRITAEDIWSLNRGSIKDAVVLFGGGCTGEVIGEQGLIMTNHHCGFSQIQSHSSLERDLLKNGFWAASHADELMNNGLTATFVVRMEDVTDRILPELPLDQGEAQVREAIARLSAPIVREATEGNHFSAVVRAFNHGNSYYLIVTETFRDVRLVGAPPSSIGKFGADTDNWMWPRHTGDFSLFRIYAGADNKPADPSPTNVPFQPRHVLPMALDGPREGEFAMIFGFPGSTQRYLSSYAVRYVQEAQDPMRIAMRRASLEVIDQAMRSSDLVRIQYAAKQASISNAYKKWIGELRGIKELRTLESKQAYEQEYLARARAHGDPRYIDALPGLASAYEEIAPYATARDLFVEMVYYGPELLRFADRFNKVVLDRAKLGFEGKLQQEVDKLLDGSDAFYKDLDLEVDKRVMKALLPIYLQHLREDLRPAALAALDQRFKGDVDAYVDDLYARSVLVSKERLVKVMRPFGTKGAKTMVTDPLFDLSRSFFQNFLETVRPAHMRISDRIDRGMRNYVAGMMVLFPDRTYWPDANSTLRLSYGAVEGSGPRDAVVYGAFTTLDGVIAKHIPGDHEFEVPQRLMELHAARDYGPYGVDGMMPVCFTSSLHTTGGNSGSPVLNGRGELIGINFDRTWESTMSDIQFDPEKCRNISVDVRYVLFIIDRFAGAGHLLKEMRLVGADRPPHIIQLPIHR; encoded by the coding sequence ATGATCGGCAGGTGCCTGGTCCTGCTGCTGCTCGCCACCTCCATTCGCGCACAGGCCCACGAGGGCATGTGGCTGCCCACCCTGCTCAAGAGCATCGAAGGTGATCTGCACACCGCGGGCCTGCGGATAACCGCGGAGGACATCTGGTCGCTCAACCGGGGCAGCATCAAGGATGCGGTGGTGCTCTTCGGCGGGGGCTGTACAGGCGAGGTGATCGGTGAACAAGGGCTGATCATGACCAACCACCACTGCGGGTTCAGCCAGATCCAAAGCCACAGTTCCCTGGAACGCGACCTGCTGAAGAACGGCTTCTGGGCCGCAAGCCATGCGGATGAACTGATGAACAACGGACTCACCGCCACCTTCGTGGTGCGCATGGAGGACGTGACGGACCGCATCCTGCCGGAATTGCCGCTGGACCAGGGGGAGGCCCAGGTCCGTGAGGCGATCGCCCGCCTCTCGGCGCCCATCGTACGCGAAGCCACCGAGGGCAACCACTTCAGCGCTGTGGTCCGCGCCTTCAACCATGGCAACAGCTACTACCTCATCGTCACCGAGACCTTCCGTGATGTGCGCCTGGTGGGAGCACCGCCCAGCAGCATCGGCAAGTTCGGCGCCGATACCGACAACTGGATGTGGCCACGGCATACCGGCGACTTCAGCCTTTTCCGCATTTACGCCGGTGCGGACAACAAACCCGCCGATCCATCGCCCACGAACGTGCCCTTCCAACCACGCCATGTGTTGCCCATGGCGCTCGATGGACCGCGGGAGGGAGAGTTCGCCATGATCTTCGGCTTTCCTGGTTCCACGCAGCGATACCTGTCTTCCTACGCCGTTCGATACGTCCAGGAGGCGCAGGACCCCATGCGCATAGCCATGCGGCGCGCCAGTCTGGAGGTGATCGACCAGGCCATGCGGTCCAGCGACCTGGTGCGTATCCAATACGCCGCCAAACAGGCTTCCATCAGCAACGCGTACAAGAAGTGGATCGGCGAACTGCGTGGGATCAAGGAACTGCGAACACTGGAGTCGAAGCAGGCCTACGAGCAGGAATACCTGGCCAGAGCGCGGGCCCATGGCGATCCGCGCTACATCGACGCGTTGCCAGGCCTGGCCAGCGCCTACGAGGAGATAGCGCCCTATGCCACCGCGCGCGACCTCTTCGTGGAAATGGTCTACTACGGACCGGAACTGCTCCGCTTCGCCGATCGCTTCAACAAAGTGGTGCTGGACCGTGCCAAGCTCGGATTTGAAGGCAAGCTGCAACAGGAGGTGGACAAGTTGCTGGATGGCAGCGATGCCTTCTACAAGGACCTGGATCTGGAGGTGGACAAGCGGGTGATGAAAGCGCTGCTGCCCATCTACCTCCAGCATCTGCGTGAGGACCTTCGCCCGGCCGCGTTGGCCGCACTGGACCAGCGTTTCAAGGGGGATGTGGACGCCTATGTGGACGACCTCTACGCCCGCAGTGTCCTGGTATCCAAGGAACGGCTCGTGAAGGTGATGCGTCCGTTCGGCACCAAAGGGGCGAAGACCATGGTCACCGACCCGCTGTTCGATCTGTCGCGGTCCTTCTTCCAGAACTTCCTGGAAACGGTCCGTCCCGCGCACATGCGCATCAGCGACAGGATCGACCGTGGGATGCGGAACTATGTGGCGGGCATGATGGTGTTGTTCCCCGACCGCACCTACTGGCCTGATGCCAACAGCACGTTGCGCCTCAGCTATGGTGCGGTGGAGGGCAGTGGACCCCGCGATGCCGTGGTGTATGGGGCCTTCACCACGCTCGATGGCGTCATCGCCAAGCACATCCCAGGCGACCATGAATTCGAGGTGCCCCAACGCCTCATGGAACTGCATGCGGCGCGGGACTACGGCCCTTATGGCGTGGATGGAATGATGCCGGTCTGCTTCACCTCCTCGCTTCACACCACCGGTGGCAACAGCGGCAGCCCGGTGCTCAACGGCCGTGGTGAACTTATCGGCATCAACTTCGACCGTACCTGGGAGAGCACCATGAGCGACATCCAGTTCGATCCGGAGAAGTGCCGCAACATCAGTGTGGACGTGCGCTATGTGCTTTTCATCATCGACAGGTTCGCCGGGGCCGGGCATCTGCTCAAGGAGATGCGCCTGGTGGGCGCCGACCGCCCGCCGCACATCATCCAACTCCCCATCCACCGATGA
- a CDS encoding 4a-hydroxytetrahydrobiopterin dehydratase translates to MSADHWAERDGRLCRRFTFKDFNEAFGFMCRVALIAERMDHHPAWRNVWNVVEIELSTHSAGDVVTEKDHDLARAIDALL, encoded by the coding sequence ATGAGCGCTGATCACTGGGCCGAACGCGATGGGCGCCTTTGCCGGCGCTTCACCTTCAAGGATTTCAACGAGGCCTTCGGATTCATGTGCCGCGTGGCGCTCATCGCGGAGCGGATGGACCACCACCCGGCCTGGCGCAATGTGTGGAACGTGGTGGAGATCGAACTGAGTACCCACTCCGCCGGGGACGTGGTCACGGAGAAGGACCACGACCTGGCCCGCGCCATCGACGCCCTGCTCTGA
- a CDS encoding DUF1573 domain-containing protein: MKNKIQIALLAVIAVALAALAASQFMNKDASPKQSNVVAETPATANVAQNTPSPTTSFDPLASRTSTVENRAKTSVSFGKYEHDFGNVVQDSHNHFTFTFTNTGREPLVIESATGSCGCTVPNYPKQPIPPGGTGQIEIEYKPGKQENAQTKTVTVVANTEPKETVLRVKAFVKPA, from the coding sequence ATGAAGAACAAGATCCAGATCGCCCTGCTCGCCGTGATCGCCGTGGCATTGGCGGCGCTGGCCGCGAGCCAGTTCATGAACAAGGACGCGAGCCCCAAGCAGTCCAATGTGGTGGCCGAAACGCCCGCCACGGCGAACGTCGCACAGAACACCCCGTCACCCACCACGAGTTTCGACCCGCTGGCTTCACGCACTTCCACCGTGGAGAACCGCGCGAAGACCTCTGTCAGCTTCGGCAAGTACGAGCATGACTTCGGCAACGTGGTGCAGGACAGTCACAACCATTTCACCTTCACCTTCACCAACACCGGCCGCGAGCCGCTGGTGATCGAGTCCGCCACGGGTTCCTGCGGTTGCACGGTGCCCAACTACCCCAAGCAGCCCATCCCACCGGGCGGCACCGGGCAGATCGAGATCGAGTACAAGCCTGGCAAGCAGGAGAACGCCCAAACGAAGACCGTGACCGTGGTGGCCAACACCGAGCCCAAGGAAACGGTGCTGCGCGTGAAGGCCTTCGTGAAGCCCGCCTGA
- a CDS encoding S41 family peptidase, which yields MSSNLLPPAIRSSLVALAIALAATVQAQQLDPRTTGKIESLLHHIDKMYVDEVDKPALVDAAVIRILEELDPHSIYIPKEDLEEVNEPLKGNFEGVGIQFNILRDTIYVVDAIAGGPSDRLGIRSGDRIVSIDGENVAGVGFKNSDVMKRLRGKKGTKVNVLILRKAEAEPLDFTITRDKIPIFSVEASYMATPTIGYIKVNRFSATTMKEFREKLDELKQKGMHDLILDLQGNGGGYLRTAIDMADEFLGERKLIVYTEGRNSPREDTYATREGRFEKGRLVVMVDEGSASASEIVSGAVQDWDRGVIVGRRTFGKGLVQRPVMLPDGSAVRLTISRYYTPSGRSIQKDYGEGLEAYQREKAQRLLKGELTSADSIHPTDTVKYFTMNKRVVYGGGGIMPDFFVPIDTSHSSAYFSQLVRRGVLNTFALTHVESKRSALLAEYPDAAIFRQRYQVSEALIGSLVEQARAEGIEPDPDGLVRSRELIVLRLKALIARDLWNTSAYWQVINADNPVDQSFQKAMGILSDNTFQKLGMARQ from the coding sequence ATGTCCTCGAACCTTCTTCCTCCGGCGATCCGCTCCAGCCTGGTGGCTCTGGCGATCGCCCTGGCCGCCACCGTCCAAGCCCAGCAGCTCGATCCCCGCACCACGGGCAAGATCGAATCGCTCCTGCACCACATCGACAAAATGTATGTGGACGAGGTGGACAAACCGGCTCTGGTGGATGCCGCCGTGATCCGCATCCTGGAGGAGTTGGACCCCCACTCCATATACATCCCCAAGGAGGATCTGGAGGAGGTGAACGAACCCTTGAAGGGCAACTTCGAGGGCGTCGGCATCCAGTTCAACATCCTGCGCGACACCATCTATGTGGTGGACGCCATCGCCGGTGGCCCGAGCGATCGGCTGGGCATCCGCAGCGGCGACCGCATCGTGTCCATCGACGGGGAGAATGTGGCCGGTGTAGGCTTCAAGAACAGCGACGTGATGAAGCGCTTGCGAGGCAAAAAGGGCACCAAGGTGAATGTGCTCATCCTGCGCAAGGCCGAGGCCGAGCCGTTGGACTTCACCATCACGCGGGACAAGATCCCCATCTTCAGCGTGGAGGCCAGCTACATGGCCACGCCCACCATCGGCTACATCAAGGTGAACCGCTTCTCGGCCACCACCATGAAGGAGTTCCGCGAGAAGCTGGACGAACTGAAGCAGAAAGGCATGCATGATCTGATCCTGGACCTGCAGGGCAACGGAGGTGGTTATCTGCGCACGGCCATCGACATGGCGGATGAGTTCCTGGGCGAACGCAAACTGATCGTGTATACCGAAGGCCGCAATTCGCCACGCGAGGACACCTATGCCACACGTGAGGGCCGATTCGAGAAGGGCCGTCTGGTGGTGATGGTGGATGAAGGGTCGGCCAGTGCCAGCGAGATCGTGAGCGGTGCCGTGCAGGATTGGGACCGCGGCGTGATCGTGGGGCGGCGCACCTTCGGGAAAGGCCTGGTGCAGCGGCCGGTGATGCTGCCGGACGGGTCCGCCGTGCGGCTGACCATCTCCCGGTACTACACGCCATCGGGCCGTTCCATCCAGAAGGATTATGGCGAAGGGCTGGAGGCCTACCAACGGGAAAAGGCACAGCGGCTGCTCAAAGGCGAACTCACCAGTGCGGACAGCATCCACCCGACCGACACGGTGAAGTACTTCACCATGAACAAGCGCGTGGTGTACGGCGGCGGTGGCATCATGCCGGATTTCTTCGTACCGATCGACACATCGCACAGCTCAGCATATTTCAGCCAATTGGTGCGGCGGGGCGTGCTGAACACCTTCGCCCTCACCCATGTGGAATCCAAGCGCAGCGCCTTGCTGGCCGAGTACCCTGATGCGGCCATCTTCCGCCAACGCTATCAGGTGAGCGAGGCATTGATCGGTTCGCTCGTGGAGCAGGCCAGGGCAGAGGGCATCGAGCCCGACCCCGATGGCCTGGTGCGCAGCAGGGAGCTGATCGTGCTGCGGCTCAAGGCGCTCATCGCCCGGGACCTGTGGAACACCTCGGCCTATTGGCAGGTGATAAACGCCGACAACCCGGTGGACCAAAGCTTCCAGAAAGCCATGGGCATCTTGTCCGACAACACCTTCCAGAAGCTGGGCATGGCCAGGCAGTAG
- the pbpC gene encoding penicillin-binding protein 1C, which produces MRRFPQTRFRRALLLGAAVLFLIYAWARWAPMRPLFTTPTSTMLLDRHGALLGAMVASDGQWRMPPPDSLPPRFVRCLLEFEDRHFRSHRGVHIPSLYRAWLQNRRAGRVVSGGSTISMQVARLAGGTAPRTHGRKLREMLLALRLELHCDKDSILALYAAHAPFGGNVVGLEAAAWRWYGRDPWRLSWAESATLAVLPNAPAQLHPGRGRDALRAKRDRLLRRLLETGALDSLDYSLALEEPLPDAPIPLPQRAPHLLATLHHQGLAGQRIHSTLDGGLQDRVTRIGAAHAPLLNANEVHNAAVLVMDVPTGEVLACLGNLPSAGPMHAGSVDITRAPRSTGSLLKPFLYAAMLEAGELMPDQLVADIPTRFEGFVPRNFDQRFEGAVPASLALARSLNVPAVRALQEHGVDRSLRMLRAIGLRHIDRDAGHYGLALMVGGAESSLWELTGAYASLARVAQTGEADERPVHPPQVVQGMDQAVGPRPFSAAAAFHTLQAIRLADRPDALAVSRTRGDGDIAWKTGTSYGHRDAWAIGVTSTHAVGVWTGNASGEGRPGLTGTLAAAPILFEVFGTLPNATAFHPPYDALERMAVCRPSGHRAGPDCEPVDTLLVIRKALRTPTCPYHMRILVNATGDRRVTPGADARAVSHFVLPPAMARYRSQALTGAKPLPPWADDRVAEDDGAVMEIIDPRPGARLLVPLLGEGRYGSVVLEAAHRDPSARVHWDLDGQWIGTTEGDHHLAADLPEGPHRLTLTDAHGRSIVITFQVERAAPRSR; this is translated from the coding sequence ATGAGGCGCTTTCCGCAAACCCGGTTCCGGCGTGCATTGTTGCTCGGCGCGGCGGTGCTGTTCCTGATCTATGCCTGGGCGCGCTGGGCGCCGATGCGGCCCTTGTTCACCACACCCACCAGCACCATGTTGCTGGACCGCCATGGCGCACTGCTCGGCGCCATGGTGGCCTCGGATGGGCAATGGCGTATGCCACCACCGGACAGCCTGCCACCACGTTTCGTCCGCTGCCTGCTGGAGTTCGAGGACCGCCATTTCCGGTCGCACCGGGGCGTGCACATCCCCTCACTCTACCGCGCCTGGCTCCAGAACCGGCGCGCGGGCCGCGTGGTCAGTGGTGGCAGCACCATCAGCATGCAGGTGGCACGGCTGGCCGGTGGAACGGCCCCTCGGACCCACGGCCGGAAGCTGCGCGAAATGCTGCTCGCGCTGCGGTTGGAACTGCACTGCGACAAGGACTCCATCCTGGCCCTGTATGCGGCGCATGCGCCCTTCGGCGGCAATGTGGTGGGGTTGGAAGCCGCGGCCTGGCGGTGGTACGGACGGGATCCATGGCGTTTGAGCTGGGCGGAGAGCGCCACACTGGCCGTGCTGCCCAACGCACCGGCACAACTTCATCCCGGACGCGGACGTGATGCCTTGCGGGCCAAACGCGACCGGCTGCTGCGACGGCTGCTGGAAACCGGCGCCTTGGACAGCCTGGACTATTCGCTCGCTTTGGAAGAACCACTACCCGATGCACCGATCCCGCTACCACAGCGCGCTCCGCATTTGTTGGCCACACTGCACCACCAAGGTCTGGCGGGGCAACGCATCCACAGCACCCTGGATGGCGGCCTGCAGGACCGTGTCACGCGCATCGGCGCCGCCCACGCTCCATTGTTGAACGCGAACGAGGTGCACAATGCCGCGGTGCTGGTGATGGATGTGCCTACCGGAGAAGTGCTGGCATGCCTGGGCAATCTGCCGTCCGCAGGCCCCATGCATGCGGGTTCGGTGGACATCACACGCGCGCCCCGCAGCACCGGCAGCTTGTTGAAACCCTTCCTTTATGCGGCCATGTTGGAGGCCGGTGAGCTCATGCCGGACCAACTCGTGGCCGACATCCCCACGCGATTCGAGGGCTTCGTGCCGCGCAACTTCGATCAACGCTTCGAAGGCGCCGTGCCGGCTTCGTTGGCGCTCGCTCGTTCGCTGAACGTGCCCGCCGTGCGCGCCCTTCAGGAACACGGTGTGGATCGCAGCCTGCGCATGTTGCGCGCCATCGGTCTGCGTCACATCGATCGCGATGCCGGGCACTATGGACTGGCCTTGATGGTGGGTGGCGCGGAAAGCAGCCTGTGGGAACTCACCGGGGCCTATGCCTCGCTGGCGCGTGTGGCGCAGACGGGCGAAGCCGACGAGCGGCCGGTGCATCCCCCGCAGGTGGTCCAGGGCATGGACCAAGCCGTCGGTCCGCGTCCCTTCTCGGCCGCAGCGGCGTTCCACACCTTGCAGGCGATCCGCCTGGCGGACCGGCCCGATGCACTGGCGGTATCACGGACGCGCGGCGATGGCGACATCGCCTGGAAGACCGGCACCAGCTACGGCCACCGCGATGCCTGGGCCATCGGGGTGACCAGCACCCATGCCGTGGGCGTGTGGACCGGCAACGCCAGCGGTGAAGGAAGGCCCGGTCTAACGGGAACACTGGCCGCCGCCCCCATCCTCTTCGAGGTCTTCGGCACACTGCCCAACGCAACCGCCTTCCACCCGCCCTACGACGCTCTGGAGCGCATGGCCGTGTGCCGCCCGAGTGGGCACCGCGCAGGCCCGGATTGCGAACCGGTGGACACCCTCTTGGTGATCCGCAAGGCGCTGCGCACCCCGACATGTCCATACCACATGCGCATTCTTGTGAACGCGACCGGCGATCGCCGCGTGACCCCGGGCGCTGATGCCCGCGCGGTATCCCATTTCGTTCTTCCGCCGGCGATGGCCAGATACCGGTCCCAGGCACTGACCGGTGCGAAACCCCTGCCCCCGTGGGCGGACGATCGCGTGGCGGAGGATGACGGTGCCGTGATGGAGATCATCGACCCGCGGCCCGGTGCGCGCCTTCTGGTACCGCTGCTTGGGGAAGGGCGTTACGGCAGCGTGGTGTTGGAAGCCGCCCACCGGGACCCGAGCGCGAGGGTGCATTGGGACCTGGACGGACAGTGGATCGGCACCACCGAAGGCGACCACCACCTGGCGGCCGACCTGCCCGAGGGTCCGCACAGGCTAACTTTGACCGACGCACATGGCCGCTCCATCGTCATTACCTTCCAAGTGGAACGCGCGGCACCCCGATCCAGATGA
- a CDS encoding T9SS type A sorting domain-containing protein, protein MPTPQARSVALSVAAISISAMLYAQETVGGIPWGISHGWDRHDIPAVIASPFDAAAVDLDDVERDRAGALPLYGRFQTVHADPLMTGQWTELGNGDRVWRQRVLSPGALAMELFFADHQMPTGSILHVYDEAGGQLQGGYTAYNTQPDGSFSTEMIHGDACIIEYYEPGEVRGQGGFRLTQVAHAYRMVGEERADPCQVDVNCSEGAAWTDQRDAVMRVRVVIPQGVGFCTGVLMNNTGQNCDPLVLSAFHCSQGSSAGQFNQYQFRFNYQRLNCGTGNPQAGNTVTGCTRLADSNDNGGDNGSDFVLVRLNNPLPANINAFYAGWDATGTGSGSGVSIHHPAGDEKKVSTYTANLVSSSWWLATGSHWRVSWAATTNGHGVTEGGSSGSPIFNAAKRVLGTLTGGASCCTLNGCGQGTSPTAPDYYGKMSYHWSQNPNPASEKLRLFLSPGGNVTTFDGAYCTNVSVQEWEWPSPPEVFPNPAVDRVTVRTPHPTRRIDRVEVTDVTGRLVHAERPVTSGDIVLDVSAWSAGSYRITLIANGVRLPGAKVLVAGR, encoded by the coding sequence ATGCCCACGCCCCAGGCCCGGTCGGTCGCCCTGTCCGTGGCCGCCATTTCGATTTCAGCGATGCTCTATGCCCAGGAAACGGTGGGTGGGATCCCTTGGGGAATATCGCATGGTTGGGACCGCCATGACATTCCGGCGGTGATCGCGTCGCCATTCGATGCGGCCGCGGTGGACCTGGATGATGTCGAACGCGATCGTGCCGGAGCGCTGCCGCTGTATGGGCGTTTCCAAACAGTGCATGCTGATCCGTTGATGACCGGTCAATGGACGGAACTGGGGAACGGCGATCGCGTGTGGCGGCAACGTGTGTTGTCTCCGGGCGCCCTGGCGATGGAACTCTTCTTTGCCGACCACCAAATGCCGACAGGTTCGATCCTGCATGTGTACGATGAAGCGGGAGGGCAGCTGCAGGGAGGATACACGGCCTACAACACCCAGCCGGATGGCTCCTTCAGCACCGAGATGATCCATGGTGATGCATGCATCATCGAGTACTACGAACCGGGTGAGGTGCGCGGGCAGGGTGGTTTCCGTCTGACACAGGTGGCGCATGCCTACCGCATGGTCGGCGAGGAACGCGCCGATCCCTGCCAGGTGGACGTGAACTGTTCGGAGGGCGCCGCCTGGACCGACCAGCGCGATGCCGTGATGCGTGTTCGCGTGGTGATCCCGCAGGGTGTGGGTTTCTGCACCGGCGTGCTCATGAACAACACCGGCCAGAACTGCGATCCACTGGTGCTGTCCGCCTTCCATTGCAGCCAGGGTTCCTCCGCAGGCCAGTTCAACCAGTACCAGTTCCGTTTCAACTACCAGCGCCTGAACTGCGGCACGGGCAATCCACAGGCCGGCAACACGGTGACCGGCTGCACGCGCTTGGCGGACAGCAACGACAACGGTGGCGACAACGGATCGGATTTCGTGCTCGTGCGATTGAACAACCCACTGCCGGCGAACATCAACGCCTTCTATGCCGGTTGGGACGCCACCGGCACGGGGAGCGGCTCGGGTGTGAGCATCCACCATCCGGCCGGCGATGAGAAGAAGGTGAGCACCTACACCGCCAACCTCGTCAGCTCATCCTGGTGGTTGGCCACGGGTTCGCATTGGCGCGTCAGTTGGGCGGCCACCACCAACGGGCATGGCGTCACCGAGGGTGGTTCCTCGGGCTCGCCCATTTTCAATGCGGCCAAACGCGTGCTCGGCACCCTCACCGGTGGAGCGTCCTGCTGCACGCTGAACGGCTGCGGGCAGGGTACCAGCCCCACCGCGCCGGACTACTATGGCAAGATGTCCTACCACTGGAGCCAGAACCCGAACCCGGCCAGCGAGAAGCTGCGGTTGTTCCTGAGCCCCGGAGGCAACGTCACCACTTTCGATGGCGCGTATTGCACGAATGTCAGCGTGCAGGAATGGGAATGGCCATCCCCACCGGAGGTATTCCCGAATCCGGCCGTGGACCGGGTGACCGTGCGCACACCCCACCCGACGCGTCGCATCGATCGCGTTGAGGTCACGGATGTCACCGGCCGGTTGGTGCATGCGGAAAGGCCGGTCACTTCAGGCGACATCGTCCTGGACGTGAGCGCTTGGAGCGCGGGCAGTTACCGCATCACGCTCATCGCCAATGGCGTGCGGCTGCCCGGCGCCAAGGTGTTGGTGGCCGGTCGTTAG
- a CDS encoding TIGR00730 family Rossman fold protein, translating into MKPEHKKSTKGKRTPRAARPSVTGSADDGEHRIIKAFKRKSWNEVKANDSWAIFKIMSEFVEGFEAMQRIRPCVSIFGSARTGPDQPAYQLAEEIAFQLTGRGYGVITGGGPGIMEAANKGAQRGGGTSVGLNIELPFEQAPNPYIDKEKSLHFDYFFVRKVMFVKYSQGFIVLPGGFGTLDELFEALTLIQTKKIGRFPIILVGRSYWQGMLEWIQRTMGDKHGNINPEDLDLISVVDKPEDAVAAIDAFYSRYVLKPNF; encoded by the coding sequence ATGAAACCCGAACACAAGAAGTCCACCAAGGGCAAGCGCACCCCACGCGCGGCGAGACCGTCGGTCACCGGCTCAGCGGACGATGGCGAGCACCGCATCATCAAAGCCTTCAAGCGGAAGAGTTGGAATGAAGTGAAGGCCAACGACAGCTGGGCCATCTTCAAGATCATGAGCGAATTCGTCGAGGGCTTCGAGGCCATGCAGCGCATCCGGCCCTGCGTGAGCATCTTCGGCAGCGCGCGTACCGGCCCGGACCAGCCCGCCTATCAACTGGCCGAAGAGATCGCCTTCCAACTCACCGGGCGCGGATACGGCGTCATCACCGGCGGCGGGCCCGGCATCATGGAAGCGGCCAACAAAGGCGCACAGCGCGGCGGCGGCACCAGCGTGGGCCTCAACATCGAACTGCCCTTCGAGCAGGCGCCCAACCCTTACATCGACAAGGAGAAGAGCCTGCACTTCGATTACTTCTTCGTGCGCAAGGTCATGTTCGTGAAGTACAGCCAGGGCTTCATCGTGTTGCCCGGCGGTTTCGGCACACTGGATGAACTCTTCGAGGCGCTCACCCTGATCCAGACCAAGAAGATCGGCCGCTTCCCCATCATCCTGGTGGGCCGCTCCTATTGGCAGGGCATGCTGGAGTGGATCCAACGCACCATGGGCGACAAGCATGGCAACATCAATCCTGAGGACCTGGACCTCATCTCCGTGGTCGACAAGCCCGAGGATGCCGTGGCCGCCATCGATGCCTTCTACAGCAGGTACGTGCTGAAACCGAATTTCTGA